A window from Streptomyces sp. NBC_00335 encodes these proteins:
- a CDS encoding alpha/beta hydrolase: protein MELTSTSFLVTLIVVTALAMLAALLLWNRIPGPGWVRWPARLLMIGLCQFTAICVVATWINGSYGLYSSWDDLLGTDAGQNDAAMTGPPLGRAKFTPASDGTRTTYFRGSHSKLAGQVIVWTPPEYDAPGADKTRFPVLMLLHGYPGSPRSWIDIGEMPGALEKLVQLGAAHPFILVIPDLYPGGVNTDCTDTPQRKVASWLAEDVPDLVAKNFRTLPEPQGWGLMGISTGAFCAAKLPLQYPKAFRAGAALDPDPLTGDPEVLSDPVLRERNSPMWLVQQAKHDKNTDVGLFLATSAQDKDSPPQQLTDFTKAAQNSGVRVKTLVRPQGGHNFQTWIAMYPDALGWLSTEISPPAEAP from the coding sequence GTGGAGCTGACCAGTACGTCGTTCCTCGTGACGCTGATCGTCGTCACCGCACTCGCGATGCTCGCCGCGCTGCTCCTGTGGAACCGCATCCCCGGCCCCGGCTGGGTACGCTGGCCGGCCCGGCTGCTGATGATCGGCTTGTGCCAGTTCACCGCCATCTGCGTGGTGGCCACCTGGATCAACGGGAGCTACGGCCTCTACTCCTCCTGGGACGACCTGCTGGGCACCGACGCCGGGCAGAACGACGCCGCCATGACCGGGCCGCCGCTGGGGCGGGCCAAGTTCACCCCCGCCAGCGACGGCACCCGCACCACGTACTTCCGCGGCTCCCACTCGAAGCTCGCCGGCCAGGTGATCGTATGGACTCCCCCGGAGTACGACGCACCGGGCGCGGACAAGACCCGGTTCCCCGTGCTGATGCTGCTGCACGGCTATCCGGGCTCGCCCCGCTCCTGGATCGACATCGGTGAGATGCCCGGCGCCCTGGAGAAGCTCGTCCAGCTCGGTGCGGCCCACCCCTTCATCCTGGTGATCCCCGACCTGTATCCCGGAGGGGTCAACACCGACTGCACGGACACCCCGCAGCGGAAGGTGGCGAGCTGGCTCGCCGAGGACGTGCCGGACCTGGTCGCCAAGAACTTCCGCACGCTCCCCGAGCCCCAGGGCTGGGGGCTGATGGGCATTTCCACCGGGGCCTTCTGCGCCGCCAAGCTGCCGCTCCAGTACCCGAAGGCGTTCCGGGCGGGCGCCGCCCTGGACCCGGATCCGCTGACCGGTGACCCGGAGGTGCTGTCGGATCCCGTGCTGCGCGAGCGCAACAGCCCGATGTGGCTGGTCCAGCAGGCGAAGCACGACAAGAACACGGATGTGGGGCTGTTCCTGGCCACCTCCGCGCAGGACAAGGACAGCCCGCCGCAGCAGCTGACCGACTTCACGAAGGCGGCCCAGAACTCCGGGGTCCGGGTCAAGACGCTGGTCCGCCCTCAGGGCGGGCACAACTTCCAGACCTGGATCGCGATGTACCCCGACGCACTGGGGTGGCTGAGCACCGAGATCTCACCGCCCGCCGAAGCCCCGTAG
- a CDS encoding cytochrome P450 family protein — protein sequence MSTDPAQASEPTPPSTPPHVIDPAGGCPHALNARLRAQGAVAEVVLPGGVPGAVVLGHEALKEFLAHPDVAKDARHFPALHDGTIAPDWPLRVFANAQGMHTADDADHRRLRSLVGNAFTVRQVERLRPRIEELTADLLEGLDRAAQTSPDGVADLRTHFALPLPMSVICELLGVNPEHRGRLHELSNTVIVATDTTPAEVMAAVRELVELIGAIAATRRADPGEDLTSALIAARDDDGDRLSEAELTGTMRLMLVAGHETTLNLISNAVRALCTHRDQLALVLEGKATWSDVVDETLRFDGPVSWFPFRYPTRDLTIDGTLIPQGTPVLAGYTAAGRDEAFHGPDADRFDLTRPTAARHLSLGHGAHYCVGAPLARLEATIALEALFSRFPDLDLAVPEAELPHQRSFIGNSVESLPVRLRGFGGR from the coding sequence TTGTCCACCGACCCCGCGCAGGCATCCGAGCCGACGCCCCCGTCCACGCCCCCGCACGTCATCGACCCCGCCGGCGGCTGCCCGCACGCGCTCAACGCCCGGCTGCGCGCGCAGGGCGCCGTGGCCGAGGTGGTGCTTCCCGGTGGGGTGCCCGGCGCGGTCGTCCTCGGTCACGAGGCGCTGAAGGAGTTCCTCGCCCACCCCGACGTGGCCAAGGACGCCCGGCACTTCCCCGCCCTGCACGACGGCACCATCGCCCCGGACTGGCCGCTGCGGGTCTTCGCCAACGCCCAGGGGATGCACACCGCCGACGACGCCGACCACCGCCGGCTGCGCTCCCTGGTGGGCAACGCCTTCACCGTCCGCCAGGTGGAGCGGCTGCGCCCCCGCATCGAGGAACTGACGGCCGACTTGCTGGAGGGCCTGGACCGGGCGGCGCAGACGTCCCCCGACGGGGTGGCGGACCTGCGCACGCACTTCGCGCTCCCGCTCCCGATGAGCGTGATCTGCGAGCTCCTCGGCGTGAACCCCGAACACCGGGGGCGGCTGCACGAGCTGTCCAACACCGTCATCGTCGCCACCGACACCACGCCGGCCGAGGTCATGGCGGCCGTGCGCGAGCTCGTCGAGCTGATCGGCGCCATCGCCGCGACCCGCCGGGCCGATCCGGGCGAGGACCTGACCAGCGCGCTGATAGCCGCCCGCGACGACGACGGCGACCGGCTCAGCGAGGCCGAACTCACCGGCACCATGCGGCTGATGCTGGTGGCGGGCCACGAAACCACGCTCAACCTGATCAGCAATGCCGTCCGCGCCCTGTGCACCCACCGCGACCAGCTCGCGCTGGTCCTGGAGGGAAAGGCCACCTGGTCGGACGTGGTCGACGAGACCCTGCGCTTCGACGGCCCGGTCAGCTGGTTCCCGTTCCGCTACCCGACCCGCGATCTGACCATCGACGGGACCCTGATCCCGCAGGGCACCCCGGTCCTCGCCGGTTACACGGCGGCCGGCCGCGACGAGGCCTTCCACGGCCCGGACGCCGACCGCTTCGACCTGACCCGCCCCACCGCGGCCCGCCACCTCTCCCTCGGGCACGGCGCCCACTACTGCGTCGGAGCCCCGCTCGCCCGGCTGGAGGCCACCATCGCCCTGGAAGCCCTCTTCTCCCGCTTCCCGGACCTCGACCTGGCCGTCCCCGAAGCCGAACTCCCGCACCAGCGAAGCTTCATAGGAAACAGCGTCGAGTCGCTGCCGGTCCGCCTACGGGGCTTCGGCGGGCGGTGA
- a CDS encoding SDR family oxidoreductase, giving the protein MAQVQRTLEGKVALVAGATRGAGRGIAVELGARGATVYVSGRSTRGRRSEYDRPETIEETAELVTAAGGRGIAVVADHLVPGQVEALVGRIDAEQGRLHVLVNDIWGGERLFEWESTVWEHDLDKGLRLLRLAVETHAVTSHYALPLLLREPGGLVVEMTDGTAEYNASRYRVSFFYDIAKSAVLRMAFALGHEVGPRGATAVALTPGWLRSEMMLDNFGVTEANWRDALKTVPHFGISETPFYVGRAVAALAADPELSRWNGQSLSSGQLAQVYGFTDVDGSRPDAWRYMVEVQDPDLPADPTGYR; this is encoded by the coding sequence ATGGCGCAGGTACAGCGGACTCTCGAAGGCAAGGTCGCCCTGGTGGCCGGGGCGACCCGGGGCGCGGGCAGGGGCATCGCGGTCGAGTTGGGGGCGCGGGGCGCGACCGTGTACGTGAGCGGGCGCAGTACGCGGGGCAGGCGTTCGGAGTACGACCGCCCCGAGACGATCGAGGAGACGGCCGAACTGGTCACGGCGGCGGGCGGCCGCGGAATCGCGGTGGTCGCGGACCACTTGGTGCCCGGTCAGGTCGAGGCCCTCGTCGGGCGGATCGACGCCGAGCAGGGCCGGCTCCACGTGCTGGTGAACGACATCTGGGGCGGCGAGCGGCTCTTCGAGTGGGAGAGCACGGTCTGGGAACACGATCTGGACAAGGGGCTGCGGCTGCTGCGGCTCGCCGTGGAGACCCACGCGGTGACCAGCCACTACGCGCTCCCGCTGCTGCTGCGCGAACCGGGCGGGCTGGTGGTGGAGATGACGGACGGCACGGCGGAGTACAACGCGAGCCGCTACCGGGTCTCCTTCTTCTACGACATCGCCAAGTCGGCCGTGCTGCGCATGGCGTTCGCACTCGGGCACGAGGTGGGACCGCGCGGGGCGACGGCGGTGGCCCTGACCCCGGGCTGGCTCCGGTCGGAGATGATGCTCGACAACTTCGGTGTCACCGAGGCGAATTGGCGGGACGCCCTGAAGACGGTCCCGCACTTCGGCATCTCGGAGACCCCGTTCTACGTCGGCCGCGCGGTCGCGGCCCTGGCCGCCGACCCGGAACTGTCGCGCTGGAACGGGCAGTCGCTCTCCAGCGGGCAGCTCGCCCAGGTCTACGGCTTCACGGACGTGGACGGCAGCCGGCCGGACGCCTGGCGGTACATGGTCGAGGTACAGGACCCCGACCTCCCGGCGGACCCCACCGGCTACCGGTAG
- a CDS encoding TetR/AcrR family transcriptional regulator — protein MTTDRSGAGDPVRTLELLWREPGQGAPSGRRGPRQGLTVDAVVDGAIALADEAAGEGRSGLAALTMRALAQRLGVTPMTLYTYVPGKAELLDLMLDAVYLAMERGEPSPDGSWREKVARVAEENRALFLRHPWIGELSVTRPPLGPGVIGKYEHELAAFDGIGLTDVEMDAALTHLLGFVHAQALAAADTAAHNARQSDQEWWELSAPLLERAMDPERHPLAVRVGSAVGGYSPETVWDFGLRCVLDGIARLLERG, from the coding sequence GTGACCACTGACCGGAGCGGCGCGGGCGACCCCGTCCGCACGTTGGAGCTGCTGTGGCGCGAGCCGGGGCAGGGGGCGCCCAGCGGGCGGCGCGGACCCCGGCAGGGGCTGACCGTCGATGCCGTCGTCGACGGCGCGATCGCGCTCGCCGACGAGGCGGCGGGCGAGGGGCGGTCGGGACTGGCCGCGCTGACGATGCGGGCGCTGGCCCAGCGGCTGGGGGTCACCCCCATGACCCTCTACACCTACGTCCCCGGCAAGGCCGAACTGCTCGACCTGATGCTGGATGCCGTCTACCTGGCCATGGAGCGCGGCGAACCGTCCCCGGACGGGTCCTGGCGGGAGAAGGTGGCCCGCGTCGCCGAGGAGAACCGCGCGCTGTTCCTGCGGCACCCGTGGATCGGCGAGCTGTCCGTCACCCGCCCCCCGCTGGGCCCCGGGGTGATCGGCAAGTACGAGCACGAGCTCGCGGCCTTCGACGGCATCGGCCTCACCGACGTGGAGATGGACGCGGCCCTGACCCACCTCCTCGGCTTCGTCCACGCCCAGGCCCTGGCGGCCGCCGACACCGCCGCGCACAACGCCCGTCAGAGCGACCAGGAGTGGTGGGAGCTCAGCGCCCCCCTGCTGGAGCGGGCCATGGATCCGGAGCGCCACCCCCTCGCCGTGCGGGTCGGCAGCGCGGTCGGCGGGTACAGCCCCGAGACCGTGTGGGACTTCGGCCTGCGCTGCGTCCTCGACGGGATCGCCCGGCTGCTGGAGCGGGGCTGA
- a CDS encoding VOC family protein, whose translation MRITDTAICLTVEDTTTSSAFLTRHFGFKESMAADGFASLSHPDGPNVVFVRRGLEVLPEDLREQHAAGVLLAFTVADLPAEYERLRSEGVPIVMEPRVEPWGERVFLVSDPNGVIIELVDWVETAPEPTTDATVADTTTTA comes from the coding sequence ATGCGGATCACCGACACCGCCATCTGCCTCACCGTCGAGGACACCACCACCTCTTCCGCCTTCCTGACCAGGCACTTCGGATTCAAGGAGTCGATGGCCGCCGACGGCTTCGCCTCCCTCTCCCACCCCGACGGCCCGAACGTGGTCTTCGTACGGCGCGGCCTGGAGGTGCTCCCCGAAGACCTCCGCGAGCAGCACGCCGCCGGAGTACTGCTCGCGTTCACCGTGGCCGACCTGCCCGCCGAGTACGAACGACTGCGCTCCGAGGGCGTCCCGATCGTCATGGAGCCCAGGGTCGAGCCCTGGGGCGAGCGGGTGTTCCTGGTCTCCGACCCCAACGGTGTGATCATCGAGCTGGTCGACTGGGTGGAAACCGCGCCCGAGCCGACCACCGACGCCACCGTCGCGGACACCACCACCACCGCCTAG
- a CDS encoding enoyl-CoA hydratase/isomerase family protein: MADTADTVLCAVEGRTGVITLNRPRALNALTHPMVLRITGALTGWERDPGVEQVLIRGAGERGLCAGGDIRAIHDDAKAGTRASAAFWRDEYRLNAYIARYPKPYVALMDGIVMGGGVGVSAHGGVRVVTERSRVAMPETGIGFVPDVGGTHLLARAPGLLGTHLALTGSAVGAADALLCGLADHFVPAAQLPELTAELAAAPAREVLGRYAAEPAPGVLAGARDWIDHCYAAATVEEIVDRLLGYGEAEAKEAAATILAKSPTALKVTLESVRRAAALGALEPVLEQEFRVSCNALTSPDLVEGIRAQVVDKDRTPHWSPATLGEVTEQDVARFFAPLDGDDPGIAAG, from the coding sequence ATGGCCGACACCGCCGATACCGTCCTGTGCGCCGTCGAAGGCCGTACCGGGGTGATCACCCTCAACCGTCCCAGGGCCCTCAACGCCCTCACCCACCCCATGGTGCTCCGCATCACCGGGGCCCTGACCGGCTGGGAGCGGGATCCGGGAGTGGAGCAGGTGCTCATCCGCGGCGCGGGCGAGCGGGGGTTGTGCGCCGGCGGGGACATCCGGGCCATCCACGACGACGCCAAGGCCGGGACGCGGGCCTCCGCCGCCTTCTGGCGCGACGAGTACCGGCTCAACGCGTACATCGCCCGCTACCCCAAGCCCTACGTCGCCCTCATGGACGGCATCGTGATGGGCGGCGGAGTCGGCGTGTCCGCCCACGGCGGCGTCCGCGTGGTCACCGAGCGCTCCCGCGTCGCCATGCCCGAAACCGGCATCGGCTTCGTCCCGGACGTCGGCGGCACCCACCTGCTGGCCCGCGCCCCCGGCCTGCTCGGCACCCATCTCGCCCTCACCGGCTCCGCGGTGGGCGCCGCCGACGCGCTGCTGTGCGGGCTCGCCGACCACTTCGTACCCGCCGCCCAGCTGCCGGAGCTGACCGCCGAGCTCGCCGCGGCCCCGGCCCGGGAGGTGCTGGGGCGGTACGCCGCCGAGCCCGCGCCGGGCGTGCTGGCCGGGGCGCGGGACTGGATCGACCACTGCTACGCCGCCGCCACCGTCGAGGAGATCGTGGACCGGCTGCTCGGGTACGGGGAGGCGGAGGCCAAGGAGGCCGCCGCGACGATCCTCGCCAAGTCCCCGACCGCCCTCAAGGTGACCCTGGAGTCCGTGCGCCGGGCCGCCGCGCTCGGCGCCCTGGAGCCGGTGCTGGAACAGGAGTTCCGGGTCTCCTGCAATGCGCTGACCTCGCCCGACCTGGTGGAGGGCATCCGGGCGCAGGTCGTCGACAAGGACCGCACCCCGCACTGGTCCCCGGCCACCCTCGGCGAGGTCACCGAGCAGGACGTGGCCCGCTTCTTCGCCCCGCTCGACGGGGACGACCCCGGGATCGCCGCGGGCTGA